In Aspergillus nidulans FGSC A4 chromosome II, a single window of DNA contains:
- a CDS encoding uncharacterized protein (transcript_id=CADANIAT00003925) — protein MAAPGDITVKTLKGSWTLDKSVSDSMDGILRLQGVGWLTRKGISAASITLQFTSGVEPSPSSGEPTVHLTMRQTLTGGIGASTEERITDWVERERSNHIYGDVLSRSRLIAGVREDGSVRPDLDLQSKPSNDAIKEEVQKFLRGAVGPTDTDDLTDLFIHDFGRNEKSGWTAEQIWSIETINSEKCLVRRVAVVQEEGYEVARLVYKFNGL, from the exons ATGGCAGCCCCTGGAGATATCACAGTGAAAACCCTTAAAGGGTCGTGGACATTG GACAAGTCCGTTTCTGATAGCATGGACGGTATCCTCAGGCTG CAAGGCGTGGGCTGGCTCACACGCAAAGGGATCAGCGCTGCAAGCATAACATTGCAATTCACCTCGGGCGTCgagccatctccatcttcggGCGAACCCACGGTACATCTTACAATGCGCCAAACGCTGACCGGCGGAATCGGAGCTTCGACTGAAGAGCGCATCACGGACTGGGTCGAGAGAGAACGAAGCAACCACATCTACGGCGACGTGCTCTCGCGCAGCCGGCTGATCGCTGGTGTTCGGGAGGACGGTTCTGTGCGACCAGATCTGGATCTACAATCGAAGCCTTCCAATGACGCGATCAAGGAGGAGGTCCAGAAATTCTTGCGTGGAGCAGTGGGTCCCACGGATACCGATGACCTTACAGATTTGTTTATCCACGACTTTGGACGCAATGAAAAGTCCGGCTGGACAGCAGAGCAG ATTTGGAGCATTGAAACTATTAACTCTGAGAAATGTCTCGTTCGCCGTGTTGCGGTCGTGCAGGAAGAAGGGTATGAAGTGGCCCGCCTGGTATATAAGTTCAATGGGCTCTAA
- a CDS encoding NAD(P)-dependent oxidoreductase (transcript_id=CADANIAT00003924), translating to MSKISLFGLGSMGQALAHRYIDTGYTTTVWNRTPEKAQSSGLIQKGAHQALTVAEGLEAADMVILCLLDNASVRETLSKAVTSLSGKTIVNLTNGTPTQARDLSEWAGAHGAEYIHGGIMAVPDMISSGSPHSILLYSGKSNEVFTRIEPDLAHLGAAKFLGTDPGSASLHDLALLSGMYGLFSGFFHATALVRSQSDTTSEGFLELLIPWLGAMTHYLGGLAKQIDSGDYTTQGSNIAMQVAGLENIIAASEEVGVTPAFILPIQRLMKRAADEGHGNTDISSLIQYLRTRE from the coding sequence ATGTCAAAAATCAGCCTCTTCGGACTCGGATCCATGGGCCAGGCCCTCGCCCATCGGTACATTGATACTGGATATACCACCACCGTCTGGAACCGCACACCTGAGAAGGCGCAGTCCTCCGGGTTGATACAGAAGGGCGCTCATCAGGCCCTCACTGTAGCCGAAGGCCTAGAAGCCGCCGACATGGTCATCCTTTGCCTCCTCGACAATGCCTCCGTAAGAGAAACCCTCAGCAAGGCTGTCACTTCTCTCAGTGGGAAAACTATCGTCAATCTAACCAACGGAACTCCCACCCAAGCCCGCGACCTCTCAGAATGGGCCGGCGCGCACGGTGCAGAGTACATTCACGGGGGCATCATGGCTGTCCCCGATATGATCAGTTCCGGCTCGCCGCACTCGATTCTGCTGTATAGCGGCAAGTCCAATGAAGTGTTTACCCGCATTGAGCCTGACCTTGCTCATTTGGGAGCGGCCAAATTCCTCGGCACGGACCCGGGCTCAGCATCGCTGCACGACCTGGCCCTTCTCTCGGGCATGTACGGCCTGTTTTCTGGCTTCTTCCATGCAACTGCGCTCGTGCGGTCACAGTCTGACACCACATCTGAAGGGTTCTTGGAGCTCCTGATCCCCTGGCTAGGCGCCATGACGCACTACCTGGGTGGACTGGCAAAGCAGATTGACAGCGGCGATTACACGACGCAGGGTTCGAATATAGCGATGCAGGTGGCCGGGTTGGAGAATATCATTGCGGCCAGCGAGGAGGTGGGTGTAACGCCGGCGTTTATTCTGCCGATTCAAAGGCTCATGAAGCGTGCGGCGGACGAGGGGCATGGCAACACGgatatttcttctttgattcAGTATTTGCGGACGCGAGAGTAG